The Pirellulales bacterium genomic interval CGAGTTGGCCGCCTCGTAAACGCTTGCGTTTCCCCATCGGCAGAGCGAAAATACAACGGAGGAAACCTTCGCGGCGCCGCTGGCCGTCATGCTTTCACCCTGGCAACACGGGAATCTTCGATGCAACGGAAACTGCCCGAACTCCTGCTGGCTACCGCTATCCTCGCCGTCGCGCTTGCCGGCCGCGCCCGCGCTCAGGAGGAAGAATCGGTCAAAGTCTACAATCAGGTCCAGGCCTCCGTCGTCTCGCTTGAGAACGTCGAAGGGCATGGCACCGGTATCGTTCTGGATAAATCGGGCCTGATCCTGACGAATGCCCATGTCGTCGCTTCGCCCCTGCCGTTTCACTGCCGTGCCGACGTGCGCAAAGGAGGCAAGCACGAGACCCTCACCTACAATAAGGTCACAATTATCGGCTTTCATCCTCAATTCGATCTGGCGTTGGTCCGGATCGACCCCAATGAGGTGAAAGGAACGCTCGACCCAGCCAAGATCGACCGCCGCAAGGGAATCCCCGGCCAGCGCGTCTACGTGATCGGCAATCCCAGTGGCGCCGGAGTTCAGTTGAGCAAGACCATCACCAGCGGCATCCTGAGCGGCGTCGATCGCGTGCTCGACGGCGTCAGCTATTATCAGGTCGATGCGGCGATCAATCCGGGCAATTCCGGCGGCCCGCTTTGCGACAAGAACGGCGAGGTGCTCGGCGTCGTCACGCTCAAAGTGAACGACAAGGAAAACATCGGCTTCGCCATTCCGCTCTTTGATCTCAAGTTGGACAATTTCGTTCCGCTCGCCCAGCGGAGGGCCGATCCTCAAGCGGCCAAGAAATTTCTCGACGCCGCCAACGTGGTCCGCGAGCGGGCGTCGCAGTTGATGAAAGCCCGCGGCAACAAGGACCCCGAGGCTCGCTATAATTTGGCCCTCGCCGCAACCTATTTTCACCGGGCCCTTTTGGAAAATCCGACGGACGACGGCATCTACTATCAGGTCGGGCTGCTGCTCCGAGCGCTCGACGCCAACGAAATTGCCGCCGCGTACCTCAACCAGGCGATCGAGCTGAATCCCTGGGGCGCGGCCAAGGGCCTCTACTTCTACGAGCTGGGCTTGGCGCTCGTCAAGCAAGATAAGAAGACGGCGGCCCGCGCGGCCTGGACCGAGGAAGTCTGCAAGTATCCTAAAGAGGCCGCGCTGGCGTGGGAAGCTCTCGCCGTGTTCTTCGCCAACGATAAGCAGCCATATCAAGCGGCATATCACGCCGCGGTCGCGATGCACATCGGAGGAATAGGCATCCGGGCCGACTTGCTCAGGAAGCTCTACGACGACAACCGCAAGCTGCTAACTGCCGCCGACGCCCAGCGGCTTACTGATGCCGAAGCCAAGATCGACGAAGAATTGGCCCGCATCCAGGCCTTCGCCGATCAACGGCACGCGAAAGGAGACAAATTCCTAACTCGCGACTGCGCCGATCTAATCGCTCAAGGCGGTTCGCGCTCCGCGCCGGACAAGACCGCCGTCGCTCACTCGGCCGCGCAGCCCGCCGGAGTTCCAGACAAGGCCGAAGCGTCCGCCGACACCGGCAAGCCAGAAATGGACCTGGCCATTCCCGCCGGCTCGCACGATCTGCTGGCACGTGTGAGCGTGAAGCGCGACGCGATCAACGGCGTTTGGAAGTTCGACGGTAACTCGCTCATTTCGCCGCTGGCGGCCGACGCGATGATTGAGATTCCCGGCGATCTGCCCGAGCAATACGATTTGACGCTCGTGCTGGAACGAAAATCGAACCAGAAGGAATTCGCGATCGGCTTCGTCCGCGGCGGCAAGCAATCGGCCTTTCTGCTCGACGCGGGCGAGGGCGTGAGCGGCCTCGATCTTGACGCCCGCGGCGTCCACCAAGGCCGCCTGCTCACTAACGGCCAGCCGGCCACGGTGATCCTCAAGGTGCGCAGCGCCGGCCTGCAAGTCACCGTCGACGGCGCCGTGATCTTCGAGACTCGCACGACCGACCCGCTCCCTTCAGTCCCCAGTGAATGGAAGCCAACCGACGAAACCCACCTCTTCCTCGGCTCCCAACTTTCTCGCTACGCAATCCACAAAGTCATGCTGACGCCGAGGTAGGGGATCGGGACTCGGGATTAGAGGTTCGGGACTCGGGGACGTGCAAGCGTAGGTTGGGCCGTCGCTCACGATACGTCGTCAAAGGTAAAGTCAACTACTCCGCC includes:
- a CDS encoding tetratricopeptide repeat-containing serine protease family protein, which translates into the protein MQRKLPELLLATAILAVALAGRARAQEEESVKVYNQVQASVVSLENVEGHGTGIVLDKSGLILTNAHVVASPLPFHCRADVRKGGKHETLTYNKVTIIGFHPQFDLALVRIDPNEVKGTLDPAKIDRRKGIPGQRVYVIGNPSGAGVQLSKTITSGILSGVDRVLDGVSYYQVDAAINPGNSGGPLCDKNGEVLGVVTLKVNDKENIGFAIPLFDLKLDNFVPLAQRRADPQAAKKFLDAANVVRERASQLMKARGNKDPEARYNLALAATYFHRALLENPTDDGIYYQVGLLLRALDANEIAAAYLNQAIELNPWGAAKGLYFYELGLALVKQDKKTAARAAWTEEVCKYPKEAALAWEALAVFFANDKQPYQAAYHAAVAMHIGGIGIRADLLRKLYDDNRKLLTAADAQRLTDAEAKIDEELARIQAFADQRHAKGDKFLTRDCADLIAQGGSRSAPDKTAVAHSAAQPAGVPDKAEASADTGKPEMDLAIPAGSHDLLARVSVKRDAINGVWKFDGNSLISPLAADAMIEIPGDLPEQYDLTLVLERKSNQKEFAIGFVRGGKQSAFLLDAGEGVSGLDLDARGVHQGRLLTNGQPATVILKVRSAGLQVTVDGAVIFETRTTDPLPSVPSEWKPTDETHLFLGSQLSRYAIHKVMLTPR